A stretch of Apostichopus japonicus isolate 1M-3 chromosome 9, ASM3797524v1, whole genome shotgun sequence DNA encodes these proteins:
- the LOC139974460 gene encoding fibrinogen-like protein A, which yields MKLQLLCFFIFGVFLLEFLSVESSDEVSDVRTDNSKSRQRRDTESSSYFYYQEPEYPRDCKEVYEQCDDQTESGIFMIQPDGAPEPFEVYCNNSINGGGWTVFLRRVDGAVNFYRDWNEYKKGFGFLRREFWLGNDNIAYLTNQGNYELRIDMNNVNGKPYYAKYNLFRISDESSNYRLTDLGDYLSESTANYDAMAYSRNMSFTTKDRDNDLKSSYNCASQYFGAWWYNNCFYTHLTGLYFGATGSYQSIYWYNLPESYYNLKYAEMKVRPLL from the exons ATGAAGTTACAGCTGTTGTGCTTCTTCATTTTTGGAGTTTTTCTTCTGGAGTTTCTTTCTGTAGAATCTTCTGATGAAGTG AGTGACGTGAGAACTGATAACAGTAAGTCCAGGCAAAGAAGAGACACCGAAA GTTCATCTTACTTCTACTACCAAGAGCCTGAatatccgagagattgcaagGAAGTCTATGAACAATGTGATGATCAAACTGAATCTGGTATTTTCATGATTCAGCCCGACGGTGCTCCAGAACCTTTTGAGGTTTATTGTAATAATTCCATCAATGGCGGAGGTTGGACG GTTTTCTTACGTCGAGTCGATGGGGCTGTAAATTTTTACCGTGACTGGAATGAATATAAGAAAGGCTTTGGCTTTCTTCGCAGAGAGTTTTGGCTTGGTAATGACAACATTGCTTATTTGACAAACCAAGGCAACTATGAGCTACGAATCGACATGAATAATGTCAACGGAAAACCCTACTACGCCAAATACAACCTCTTCAGAATTAGTGATGAAAGCAGTAACTACAGATTGACAGATCTTGGTGACTATTTGTCGGAGAGCACAGCAA ATTACGACGCTATGGCTTATAGCAGAAACATGTCCTTCACTACGAAAGACCGGGACAACGACCTTAAGAGTAGTTACAACTGTGCTTCGCAATATTTTGGTGCCTGGTGGTACAATAATTGTTTTTATACCCACCTGACAGGTCTCTACTTTGGAGCAACGGGAAGTTATCAAAGCATTTATTGGTATAATCTTCCTGAGAGTTATTACAACCTCAAATATGCAGAAATGAAAGTACGCCCTCTACTTTGA